A section of the Paenibacillus aurantius genome encodes:
- a CDS encoding ferredoxin: protein MAKYTWVDKETCIACGACGATAPDIYDYDDEGLAETIYEGDGNKGNTEIPEDLYDDLQDAQDGCPTDSIKVADAPFNN from the coding sequence ATGGCAAAGTATACTTGGGTAGACAAGGAAACCTGTATCGCCTGCGGTGCTTGCGGCGCTACGGCACCTGACATTTACGATTACGACGATGAGGGTCTGGCCGAGACGATCTATGAAGGAGACGGCAACAAAGGGAACACCGAAATTCCGGAAGACCTTTATGACGATCTTCAAGACGCTCAAGACGGATGCCCAACGGATTCCATCAAAGTAGCCGACGCTCCGTTCAACAACTAA
- a CDS encoding GTP pyrophosphokinase, translating into MDGRDWSKFLLPYEQAVEELKMKFKLLRTELKSREEYSPIEFVTGRVKRISSILDKAKRLNVRMDQIETGIEDIAGIRIMCQFVEDIERLSHIIRERQDLTVVYFKDYVTNKKESGYRSYHIIVEYPVQTSLGMKKVLAEIQIRTLAMNFWATIEHSLNYKYKGALPEDVTRRLSKAAEAAYQLDQEMSSIRDEITESQKAFEDKSNVVSKLMNDIQRLYFYNRIREAAQFQLQFNEMWEKEDIWGLKQLSVAIEQSLSRAKKDH; encoded by the coding sequence ATGGACGGACGAGATTGGAGCAAATTTCTTCTCCCTTATGAACAGGCCGTAGAAGAGCTGAAAATGAAATTCAAGCTGCTCCGGACGGAGCTCAAAAGCCGGGAGGAATACTCTCCCATTGAGTTCGTAACCGGGCGCGTTAAACGAATATCGAGCATATTGGACAAAGCCAAACGGCTAAACGTCCGCATGGATCAAATCGAGACCGGCATCGAGGACATCGCAGGAATCCGCATCATGTGCCAGTTCGTGGAAGACATTGAGAGGCTGTCCCACATTATACGCGAGCGGCAGGACCTGACCGTCGTTTATTTCAAAGACTATGTCACGAACAAAAAGGAGAGCGGCTACCGGAGCTATCACATTATTGTGGAATATCCGGTGCAGACCTCGCTAGGGATGAAAAAGGTGCTGGCGGAAATTCAGATCCGTACGCTCGCCATGAATTTCTGGGCGACGATCGAGCACTCCCTTAATTACAAATACAAAGGCGCTCTCCCCGAGGACGTGACCCGGAGGCTGAGCAAGGCGGCGGAAGCCGCCTATCAGCTCGACCAGGAGATGTCGAGCATCCGCGATGAAATTACGGAGTCCCAGAAGGCGTTCGAGGATAAGAGCAACGTGGTCAGCAAGCTGATGAATGACATTCAGCGGCTCTACTTCTATAACCGGATCCGGGAAGCGGCGCAGTTCCAGCTGCAGTTTAATGAGATGTGGGAGAAGGAAGATATCTGGGGATTGAAGCAGCTCTCGGTCGCCATTGAACAATCGCTCTCCCGCGCGAAGAAAGATCATTAG
- a CDS encoding L,D-transpeptidase family protein, whose translation MVFLKKFVADHPGNQMGWYLLGKEYEAQGKQGKAHYCYAKAGEIYAAFEKKEPPFTLQDVKERLAADKRAGSLSSPDEAETEAGRRRGGAVIGRMAFALPFLLLLLAPLSGSELPAGPPFLQESEAVARPVPSNGEPRTDVYLAGGIGKPNEWKERLKEILVAPSKGETISILAGARTSSDGKWLDWAQKLVPLATAERSADGGNVTVRYHNRETCECEPADGKEAARTVEKWQEEEEQLAVLRSAVTHFRSRNGKLPETVEELVRPYPDNWLPGYTSYMKEAFAELAGEIAGGEGQPQSGEKASPKAPAPAGSPAKAKGLNEPLEIIIDKASHRLALVSGDVILRSYRTGLGGDRTPEGVFEITEKVRNPNGRSNGEYGSRGMTLSDPRYAVHGTDKPSSIGKDESLGCIRMLREDLEELYDLVPKGTRVTIAAEGTLSPDEPAHSVPRFRLAPQVKETNPGTRYRWLD comes from the coding sequence ATGGTCTTTCTCAAAAAGTTCGTGGCGGACCACCCCGGCAATCAGATGGGCTGGTACCTCCTGGGAAAAGAATACGAAGCCCAGGGCAAGCAGGGGAAGGCCCACTACTGCTACGCCAAGGCAGGGGAAATATATGCGGCCTTTGAGAAGAAGGAACCGCCTTTTACCCTTCAGGATGTTAAGGAGCGGCTCGCCGCGGATAAGCGTGCCGGCAGCCTAAGCTCCCCTGACGAGGCCGAAACGGAGGCCGGGAGGAGACGAGGGGGGGCCGTGATTGGCCGAATGGCATTTGCGCTCCCTTTCCTGCTCCTTCTCCTGGCCCCCCTTTCCGGATCCGAGCTGCCGGCCGGTCCGCCCTTCCTGCAGGAGTCAGAGGCCGTTGCTCGGCCCGTGCCCTCCAACGGAGAGCCCCGCACCGACGTTTATCTGGCCGGAGGGATCGGGAAGCCTAATGAATGGAAAGAACGGCTTAAGGAGATTCTAGTAGCGCCTTCCAAGGGAGAGACGATATCCATTCTCGCCGGAGCCCGCACGTCTTCCGACGGGAAGTGGCTGGATTGGGCGCAGAAGCTGGTCCCTCTGGCCACGGCGGAGCGTTCCGCTGACGGCGGGAACGTAACGGTGCGCTACCACAATCGGGAAACGTGCGAATGCGAGCCGGCGGACGGAAAAGAGGCGGCCAGGACGGTGGAGAAGTGGCAGGAAGAAGAGGAACAGCTCGCCGTGCTCCGTTCCGCCGTTACCCATTTCCGAAGCCGGAATGGAAAGCTTCCGGAGACGGTGGAGGAACTGGTCCGCCCTTATCCCGATAATTGGCTGCCGGGTTATACCTCTTATATGAAGGAAGCGTTCGCCGAATTAGCGGGAGAGATAGCCGGGGGTGAGGGACAACCTCAGAGCGGAGAGAAAGCCTCTCCGAAAGCCCCAGCGCCAGCCGGCAGCCCCGCAAAGGCTAAGGGATTGAACGAACCTCTCGAGATCATCATCGACAAAGCGAGCCATCGCCTGGCTCTTGTCAGCGGGGATGTCATCCTGAGGAGCTATCGGACGGGGCTCGGCGGGGACCGGACTCCCGAGGGAGTGTTCGAGATTACCGAGAAGGTCCGGAATCCGAACGGACGGTCGAACGGTGAATACGGCAGCCGGGGGATGACGCTGTCGGATCCCCGCTACGCCGTCCATGGAACCGATAAGCCGTCCAGCATCGGCAAGGACGAGTCTCTCGGGTGCATCCGGATGCTGAGGGAGGACCTCGAGGAGCTGTACGATCTCGTGCCGAAAGGAACCCGGGTCACCATTGCTGCGGAGGGCACGCTTTCCCCGGATGAGCCCGCCCATTCGGTCCCCCGCTTCCGCTTGGCACCCCAGGTCAAGGAAACCAACCCGGGGACCCGGTATCGCTGGCTGGATTAG
- a CDS encoding FecR family protein codes for MIESISSLRRGGRKGAGLLLSLLLLVGLCPGLGTGIAAAKSGRVAVVTEVGGEATVKSAGGSRAYEVYVDMGLNQGDYIRTGDHSYVSIKLQDTGSEFTIDANSEVYLSELAKKGSGKTSKIRMWAGAIWSKIQHLTGTDEMEIETSSAVMGVRGTHWFVRANPSTEETYVTAASGLVTVKDRSTGSQVLLLPTQQITVGPRGEVEDLDPKVTIVDVSELVRYSSPEVIERILRNKQDIDKELEEQKKTLEKQLANGGTAVKEGAASPLQTETPEKLKSVFSNFDQMVGNIVKEGLDQGKMSASEVNRLLQEMKEQAGGEVLNLSEVKTIDRSAGVSDEMKRLQAKLFPELEEQKEKLIQKQEQTILDALLRIGREAYGALAEKRERLHQANEQYEKEQAEKAKLAYLSQLSGQEREDFLERARKAEGGLVPVPGTGGGNVPGPTPGPSSAPTPTGTPERTPVETPSPTPAPTASAGPGGSPGSSPGSSAAPTPTATPAPTEAPAPQLTAALNLLPGTVNGEDYRQAYLDITVQNVPAFYGVQVELDLSSRFIKADSATTSELLPSSRLESLIFRERSGSRQQLIYAAAAYTAGEYADLPASAAQKRLLRLPLLVDPALLTGEDMRFLVSKFKWVNSRGEAVWVSSGTTEYTAVVRTDAN; via the coding sequence ATGATAGAATCGATTAGCTCGCTAAGGCGAGGGGGCCGGAAAGGGGCCGGGCTGCTACTCAGTCTGCTTCTTCTGGTTGGGCTCTGTCCCGGGCTCGGGACCGGCATAGCGGCGGCCAAATCGGGAAGGGTAGCCGTGGTAACCGAGGTGGGCGGTGAGGCAACCGTGAAGAGCGCGGGGGGTTCGCGTGCCTACGAGGTCTATGTGGATATGGGCTTGAACCAGGGCGATTACATAAGGACCGGGGACCATTCCTACGTTTCGATCAAGCTGCAGGACACAGGCTCTGAATTTACCATTGACGCGAATTCGGAAGTGTACCTGTCGGAGCTCGCCAAGAAAGGCTCCGGCAAAACGAGCAAGATCCGGATGTGGGCCGGCGCCATCTGGTCCAAAATCCAGCATCTGACGGGGACCGACGAGATGGAGATTGAAACCTCAAGCGCCGTCATGGGGGTACGGGGCACTCATTGGTTCGTCCGTGCGAACCCGTCAACGGAGGAGACCTACGTGACCGCGGCCTCCGGTTTGGTAACCGTGAAGGACCGTTCGACCGGAAGCCAAGTGCTGCTTCTTCCGACCCAGCAAATCACCGTTGGCCCCAGGGGCGAGGTGGAGGACTTGGACCCGAAAGTGACGATTGTGGACGTATCCGAACTGGTTCGCTATTCGTCTCCGGAAGTTATCGAAAGAATCCTCCGGAACAAGCAGGATATCGACAAGGAGCTGGAGGAACAGAAGAAGACGCTGGAGAAGCAGCTGGCGAACGGAGGAACCGCGGTCAAAGAGGGGGCGGCTTCTCCCTTGCAAACGGAAACGCCGGAGAAGCTGAAAAGCGTATTTAGCAATTTCGATCAGATGGTGGGAAATATCGTCAAGGAAGGGCTCGACCAAGGAAAAATGAGCGCCTCCGAGGTAAACCGCCTGCTACAAGAAATGAAGGAGCAGGCGGGCGGCGAAGTCCTGAACCTGTCGGAGGTAAAGACTATCGACCGTTCGGCCGGTGTTTCAGACGAGATGAAGCGGCTGCAAGCCAAGCTTTTCCCTGAGCTGGAGGAGCAGAAGGAGAAGCTTATTCAGAAGCAGGAGCAGACCATACTGGATGCCCTGCTGCGGATCGGGCGTGAAGCCTACGGGGCCCTAGCAGAGAAGAGAGAGCGGCTCCATCAGGCGAACGAGCAGTACGAGAAGGAACAGGCGGAGAAAGCCAAGCTCGCTTACCTAAGCCAGCTTAGCGGCCAGGAGCGGGAGGACTTTCTGGAGAGGGCGAGGAAGGCGGAGGGAGGGCTGGTTCCCGTGCCGGGGACCGGCGGCGGAAACGTACCGGGGCCTACCCCCGGGCCATCGTCCGCTCCAACGCCAACGGGAACACCCGAAAGGACACCGGTCGAGACTCCATCTCCAACGCCTGCTCCAACGGCGAGCGCAGGCCCGGGAGGTAGTCCGGGAAGCAGTCCGGGTAGCAGCGCCGCTCCTACCCCGACCGCAACCCCGGCACCGACGGAGGCTCCGGCTCCCCAATTGACGGCAGCCCTGAACCTTCTTCCTGGGACTGTGAATGGGGAAGATTACCGGCAAGCTTACCTGGACATCACCGTCCAGAACGTCCCCGCCTTTTACGGCGTTCAGGTGGAGCTTGACCTGTCATCCCGCTTTATCAAGGCCGATTCAGCCACAACGAGCGAGCTTCTGCCTTCCTCACGGCTCGAATCGCTGATTTTCCGGGAACGGTCCGGCAGCCGGCAGCAGCTGATCTATGCGGCGGCTGCTTATACGGCAGGGGAATATGCCGACCTGCCGGCCTCCGCGGCTCAGAAGAGACTCCTTCGTCTTCCTCTGCTAGTAGATCCTGCACTCTTAACTGGCGAAGACATGCGCTTTCTGGTGTCGAAATTCAAATGGGTGAACAGCCGGGGAGAAGCGGTTTGGGTCTCGTCCGGTACAACCGAATATACAGCCGTAGTCCGGACGGATGCTAACTAA
- a CDS encoding CHASE2 domain-containing protein translates to MRKTLLKTAVPANAVMVLAVLLLLLTDSLNALKLSLYDFHMRMTMDHRYHHDIVVVGIDDQSLKEIGSWPWDRTAYIPLLQKLENAGAKVIAFDILFSEKGDPDSDRSLAEELEKHRNIVLPGQAVFEGSYNDVANGSLAKQNRNQAPAAKRMNLPLDLFGKASQPAHLNAAVDGDGVIRRTYLQIRTPSGLFPSLALKAAEMAGVDTRSVTKRFPYSMPIRYDLLSEDIQYIPFSKVQTGSYNLKDRIVLVGFTASGFENDDGMTPVEGRTKLVYAQANIINQLMQGRLLKEAEARLSLPLLFLFLAAGWWLTRRTRPAAGAGFLLLLALLALAAQYAAFSAGYFVDAVYPLTAMLLAYLVNLSVQVYQESRHKQHIVQQFGRYLSPEVVKEIAGSDQAIGVGGVNKVLTILFLDVRGFTALSEKLRPEEVVGFLNRMFDLITEKAHAHHGTIDKFIGDAAMILYNAPLDVPYHEYHAVRTAYDIQQGMEKVRAEVKELYGVTISVGIGIHTGEVVVGNIGSSVRVDYTAIGDNVNLAARIESQAAANQILVSEATRVRTLDYFEYLSVGERTLKGKTSAFPLYEVTGALGTPEPPGGGLKERRKPR, encoded by the coding sequence ATGAGAAAGACTCTGTTAAAAACCGCCGTCCCTGCCAATGCCGTTATGGTACTCGCCGTTCTGCTTCTCCTGCTGACGGATTCCTTGAATGCGCTTAAGCTGTCCCTCTATGATTTCCATATGCGGATGACCATGGATCACCGGTACCATCATGACATCGTTGTCGTAGGCATCGATGACCAGTCCCTGAAGGAGATAGGAAGTTGGCCCTGGGACCGTACAGCCTATATCCCCCTGCTTCAGAAGCTCGAAAATGCCGGAGCCAAAGTCATTGCGTTCGACATCCTCTTCAGTGAAAAAGGCGACCCGGACAGCGACCGGAGCCTGGCGGAAGAGCTCGAGAAGCATCGGAACATTGTCCTGCCGGGCCAGGCTGTCTTTGAAGGAAGCTACAACGATGTGGCGAACGGGAGTCTTGCCAAACAGAACCGGAACCAGGCGCCGGCCGCCAAACGGATGAATCTGCCTTTGGACCTGTTCGGCAAAGCCTCCCAACCCGCTCATCTTAATGCCGCCGTGGATGGAGACGGCGTGATCCGCCGGACGTACCTGCAAATCCGGACTCCCTCCGGCTTGTTCCCTTCGCTTGCATTGAAAGCCGCCGAAATGGCTGGGGTGGATACCCGGTCCGTCACGAAACGGTTTCCTTACTCCATGCCCATCCGTTACGACCTGCTGTCGGAGGATATCCAGTACATTCCTTTCTCCAAGGTTCAAACGGGCAGCTACAACCTGAAGGACCGCATCGTGCTCGTGGGCTTTACCGCTTCCGGCTTTGAGAACGATGACGGAATGACGCCTGTCGAAGGAAGAACCAAGCTGGTGTACGCTCAAGCGAACATCATCAACCAGCTTATGCAGGGTCGTTTATTGAAAGAAGCGGAAGCCCGCCTTTCCCTGCCTCTGCTGTTCCTGTTCCTCGCCGCCGGCTGGTGGCTTACGCGGAGAACCCGGCCTGCAGCAGGAGCTGGCTTCCTCCTGCTCCTTGCCCTTCTCGCCCTTGCCGCCCAATATGCCGCTTTCTCAGCCGGGTATTTCGTAGATGCCGTCTATCCGTTAACCGCTATGCTTCTGGCTTATTTGGTGAACTTGTCCGTACAGGTTTATCAGGAATCCAGGCACAAGCAGCACATCGTTCAGCAGTTCGGCCGGTACCTGTCCCCCGAAGTCGTGAAGGAAATTGCCGGAAGCGATCAAGCCATCGGAGTGGGCGGCGTGAATAAAGTGCTGACCATTCTGTTCCTGGATGTGAGAGGGTTTACGGCTCTGTCCGAGAAGCTAAGGCCCGAAGAAGTCGTCGGCTTTCTCAACCGGATGTTCGATTTGATCACGGAGAAGGCGCATGCCCACCACGGCACCATTGATAAATTTATCGGCGACGCGGCCATGATTCTTTATAACGCCCCTCTGGATGTTCCCTATCATGAATACCATGCCGTCCGGACCGCTTATGACATTCAGCAGGGAATGGAAAAGGTTCGAGCCGAGGTAAAGGAGCTGTACGGAGTCACCATCAGCGTGGGGATCGGCATTCATACCGGAGAGGTTGTCGTCGGAAACATCGGCTCTTCCGTGAGAGTCGATTATACGGCGATTGGGGATAATGTGAACCTGGCGGCCCGTATTGAGTCGCAGGCGGCGGCCAACCAGATTCTCGTCTCGGAAGCAACCCGGGTGCGCACGCTTGATTATTTCGAATACCTCTCCGTCGGAGAGAGGACATTAAAAGGCAAAACGTCCGCGTTTCCTTTATATGAAGTGACCGGAGCGCTTGGCACCCCCGAACCGCCTGGCGGCGGCTTGAAGGAAAGAAGAAAGCCCCGGTAA
- a CDS encoding thioredoxin family protein yields the protein MKKLSIYLTCIIALFAILYGINSLQLKGQDNNVYGMPAKKLNPATVSQLKDKNYQNIILPDDLKKRLQNKESLFVYYFSPTCVHCQKTTPMLYPLSQTMGIDMKQFNLLEFEDGWQNFNIQYTPTLVYYKDGKEAGRLEGENDEKTFKDFFNKFKS from the coding sequence GTGAAGAAACTAAGCATTTATTTAACCTGCATCATTGCTCTTTTTGCCATACTTTATGGGATCAATTCCCTGCAGCTGAAAGGCCAGGACAACAATGTATACGGCATGCCGGCCAAGAAGCTCAATCCGGCCACCGTCAGCCAGCTGAAGGACAAGAATTATCAGAATATCATTCTGCCGGATGACCTGAAGAAACGGCTCCAGAACAAAGAATCCCTGTTCGTTTATTACTTCTCTCCCACCTGCGTTCACTGCCAGAAGACCACTCCGATGCTCTACCCTCTGTCTCAGACCATGGGGATCGACATGAAGCAGTTTAACCTGCTGGAGTTCGAGGACGGCTGGCAGAACTTCAATATTCAATATACGCCGACTCTGGTGTATTACAAGGACGGCAAGGAAGCGGGCCGGCTCGAAGGCGAGAACGACGAGAAGACCTTTAAAGATTTCTTTAACAAGTTCAAATCATAG
- a CDS encoding pseudouridine synthase yields the protein MKATQRLDKLLAHSGFGTRSEIKALVKKGAVQVNGKVVKDSGIQVNPENEEVSVHGEVLRFREHVYLMLHKPAGVVSATEDNRDRTVLDLIGKEYAHFELFPVGRLDKDTEGLLLLTNDGKLAHQLLSPKKHVPKTYYAKVEGIMDGEDQRAFQKGVELDDGYVTLPAELVILSADLEENRSEIRLILHEGKFHQVKRMVAAAGKKVTYLKRTAMGMLPLDESLPKGGYRELTTEELEGLRKSHEV from the coding sequence ATGAAAGCAACCCAAAGGCTGGATAAGCTGCTCGCCCACTCCGGCTTCGGCACCCGAAGCGAAATCAAGGCGCTGGTCAAGAAGGGCGCAGTTCAGGTTAACGGGAAAGTCGTTAAAGACAGCGGAATCCAAGTGAATCCCGAGAACGAGGAAGTGTCGGTTCATGGCGAGGTGCTCCGCTTCCGCGAGCATGTCTATCTTATGCTTCACAAACCGGCCGGCGTGGTCTCCGCGACCGAAGACAACCGGGACCGCACGGTTCTCGACCTTATCGGAAAGGAATACGCGCACTTTGAACTGTTCCCGGTGGGACGCCTCGATAAGGACACGGAAGGGCTGCTGCTGCTGACCAATGACGGGAAGCTGGCCCATCAATTGCTTTCCCCTAAGAAGCATGTTCCCAAAACATACTATGCCAAGGTGGAGGGGATCATGGACGGGGAGGACCAGCGGGCGTTTCAAAAAGGGGTCGAGCTGGACGACGGGTATGTTACGCTGCCGGCCGAGCTCGTTATTCTGTCGGCGGACCTCGAGGAAAACCGTTCGGAAATCCGGTTGATCCTGCATGAAGGCAAATTTCATCAGGTGAAACGAATGGTGGCGGCGGCAGGCAAAAAAGTAACCTACCTTAAAAGAACTGCCATGGGGATGCTGCCCCTGGATGAAAGCCTGCCCAAAGGCGGTTACCGGGAGCTGACGACAGAGGAATTGGAAGGATTGAGGAAAAGCCATGAAGTATAA
- a CDS encoding stalk domain-containing protein produces MKKMTAWPLLSLAVSLWLIPVPAVSAMDAGNSPVLGEKGRILSELATYAGTGDFALQDGPLAEASFREPGSVLVLSDGSEIVSDTRSQVIRRIQEGKVSTLAGVTVEKDSRGFPVGGLLDGPSGASLFREPEGLAADASGRLYVADPGNHAVRVVRPDGTVSTLAGNGQAGLSDGIGVEARFNHPRDVAVTADGVVYVADTLNHAIRRIDPSGKVTTLNHPSSRVVEAVPGKPQFAGNYRDGRLDQAEFNEPSGLVLDAKGNLYVSDTGNQRIRYIDFRTGTVTTAAGGGTGGSRSLYGKDALYAEGDFADGPAGNAKFHSPRGLALDAAGALLIADSLNHSIRRLADGRVTTIAGEREQFVGELDGIEESGELHLPADVAVRPDGSLLVADSYNNKLRQITYYSLPAAGAGSSSLRIAVGEKTLSLEAEPELTDGRTMVPVRQVAESLGYRVDYLHDGRRVRLTRGSRSLEFAIGQKAISVQEGDSPKEIHTMDTAPYLSKDRTFVPVRFFAEEAGFDVQWLGPEKLVIIRDPYGMMPR; encoded by the coding sequence ATGAAAAAAATGACTGCTTGGCCCCTGCTTTCCCTTGCCGTTTCCCTTTGGCTTATCCCGGTGCCGGCCGTATCCGCTATGGATGCCGGGAATTCCCCCGTCCTCGGCGAGAAAGGACGAATTCTTAGCGAGCTGGCGACGTATGCTGGCACCGGTGACTTCGCACTTCAGGACGGCCCGCTTGCCGAGGCTTCCTTCCGGGAGCCGGGCTCGGTGCTCGTCCTTTCCGACGGAAGCGAAATCGTGTCGGATACCCGAAGCCAAGTCATCCGGCGGATCCAGGAAGGGAAAGTGAGCACGCTCGCCGGCGTGACCGTCGAAAAGGACAGCAGAGGCTTTCCGGTGGGAGGCCTGCTCGACGGCCCGTCCGGCGCCTCACTCTTCCGCGAACCGGAAGGGCTCGCTGCCGATGCGTCAGGCCGGCTGTATGTGGCGGATCCGGGCAATCACGCCGTTCGGGTCGTTCGTCCGGATGGAACGGTCTCCACCTTGGCCGGTAACGGGCAGGCAGGCCTTTCCGACGGAATCGGCGTGGAGGCCCGTTTCAACCATCCGAGAGACGTCGCCGTGACCGCGGACGGAGTGGTCTATGTGGCGGATACGCTCAATCATGCCATCCGGCGGATCGATCCTTCCGGTAAGGTGACGACCTTGAACCACCCCTCCTCCCGTGTTGTCGAAGCGGTCCCCGGTAAGCCCCAGTTTGCCGGAAATTACCGGGACGGGCGTCTCGACCAGGCGGAGTTCAACGAGCCGTCCGGCCTTGTTCTCGATGCGAAAGGGAACCTGTATGTGAGCGATACGGGGAATCAGCGCATTCGTTACATCGACTTCCGCACCGGAACCGTTACAACGGCGGCTGGGGGCGGGACCGGCGGCTCCCGTTCCCTCTACGGGAAGGACGCGCTTTACGCCGAGGGGGATTTTGCCGACGGCCCCGCCGGCAACGCGAAATTTCATTCTCCCCGCGGACTCGCCTTGGATGCAGCCGGTGCGCTTCTTATTGCGGACAGCCTGAATCATTCCATCCGGCGTCTCGCCGACGGAAGGGTCACCACGATAGCGGGGGAGAGAGAGCAGTTCGTAGGGGAGCTCGACGGGATCGAAGAGAGCGGAGAGCTTCATCTTCCGGCGGATGTGGCGGTTAGACCGGACGGAAGCCTGTTGGTAGCCGATTCCTACAACAATAAGCTGCGTCAAATCACCTATTATTCTCTGCCGGCGGCAGGTGCAGGAAGTTCATCTTTACGGATAGCCGTGGGAGAGAAGACGCTATCCCTCGAGGCGGAGCCTGAGCTTACGGACGGCCGTACGATGGTGCCGGTAAGGCAGGTAGCGGAGAGCCTCGGTTACCGGGTCGACTATCTGCACGATGGCCGGCGTGTGCGCTTGACCCGCGGCAGTCGGTCTCTTGAGTTCGCAATCGGCCAAAAGGCCATCTCGGTTCAGGAAGGGGATAGCCCAAAGGAAATCCATACCATGGACACGGCGCCTTATCTCAGCAAGGACCGGACCTTTGTCCCGGTCCGGTTCTTTGCGGAAGAAGCGGGATTCGATGTCCAGTGGCTTGGGCCGGAGAAGCTTGTCATCATCCGCGATCCGTACGGGATGATGCCTAGATAG
- a CDS encoding quinone-dependent dihydroorotate dehydrogenase: MLYKSLVKPALFRMSAESAHHLLIGGLNKSASLPGSIALLRSLYGVSKRPELAVKLFGIDFPNPVGLAAGLDKNGEAVEAFSAVGFGFMEVGTVTPKPQPGNELPRLFRLPEDLALVNRMGFNNVGTEEMARNLEGIRKRPIPVAVNIGKNKATPNESAEDDYRACIRRLYTYGDFFVVNISSPNTPGLRNLQHGDELRRLLAAVKDEMARQQQLAGDGGKPVLVKIAPDLSEPELDYIVDTIVESGASGIIATNTTISREGLKNRHASETGGLSGRPLTARTTDIIRRIYAHTGGRIPIIGCGGIFDARDAYDKIKAGASLVEIYTSLIYEGPELLRKLNGGLLDLLRKDGFTNISEAVGADHRS, encoded by the coding sequence ATGCTTTACAAATCATTAGTAAAACCCGCGCTGTTCCGGATGTCGGCGGAAAGCGCCCATCATCTGCTGATCGGAGGGCTTAACAAATCCGCCTCCTTGCCGGGCTCCATCGCTCTGCTGCGTTCGCTCTATGGGGTATCCAAGCGGCCTGAGCTTGCGGTTAAGCTGTTCGGGATTGACTTCCCGAATCCCGTAGGGCTTGCGGCGGGTCTCGATAAGAACGGGGAAGCAGTGGAGGCTTTTTCGGCCGTCGGCTTCGGGTTCATGGAGGTCGGCACGGTAACGCCTAAGCCCCAGCCGGGCAATGAGCTGCCCCGGTTGTTCCGCCTCCCTGAGGATCTCGCTCTTGTGAACCGGATGGGCTTCAACAATGTCGGAACCGAAGAGATGGCCCGCAATCTGGAGGGAATCCGCAAGAGGCCGATTCCCGTTGCGGTCAATATCGGTAAGAACAAGGCGACGCCAAATGAATCGGCCGAGGACGATTACCGGGCATGTATCCGCAGGCTGTATACATACGGTGATTTTTTTGTGGTCAATATCTCCTCGCCGAACACGCCGGGGCTTAGAAACCTGCAGCACGGGGATGAACTCCGCCGGCTTCTGGCTGCCGTCAAGGACGAAATGGCCCGGCAGCAGCAGCTGGCCGGCGACGGAGGAAAGCCGGTGCTCGTCAAGATTGCACCGGACCTGAGCGAGCCCGAGCTCGATTATATCGTGGATACGATCGTAGAAAGCGGAGCCTCCGGCATTATCGCCACCAACACGACCATAAGCCGGGAAGGACTTAAGAACCGGCATGCGTCGGAAACGGGAGGATTAAGCGGGCGCCCGTTAACCGCAAGAACGACGGACATTATCCGCCGGATCTATGCTCATACCGGAGGCCGAATCCCGATTATCGGCTGCGGAGGCATATTCGATGCGAGGGATGCTTATGACAAGATCAAGGCGGGAGCAAGTCTGGTTGAAATTTACACTTCGCTAATCTATGAAGGACCGGAGCTTCTGCGCAAGCTGAATGGAGGCCTTCTTGACCTGCTGCGCAAGGACGGCTTCACGAACATCTCTGAAGCGGTAGGTGCGGATCACAGAAGCTAG
- a CDS encoding DUF309 domain-containing protein: MPYDPLYVQFLYHFNVSLDYFECHEVMEELWLEEGRDLLYQGLLQAAVGLYHHRNGNPSGSLKLFTQAADKLERYPRHSLGIDLGELLENCLAYRNRLAGGESFAFYSFPITILDPDLAGLVEEMKRNPPAALEED; this comes from the coding sequence ATGCCCTATGATCCGCTGTACGTTCAGTTTCTCTACCATTTCAATGTGAGCCTGGACTACTTCGAATGCCACGAAGTGATGGAGGAGCTGTGGCTCGAGGAAGGTCGCGACCTTCTGTATCAAGGGCTGCTGCAGGCGGCCGTCGGCCTGTATCATCACCGGAACGGCAACCCGAGCGGAAGCCTTAAGCTGTTCACCCAGGCTGCGGATAAGCTGGAGCGTTATCCGCGGCACAGCCTGGGCATCGACCTGGGCGAACTGCTCGAGAATTGCCTGGCTTACCGAAATCGGTTGGCAGGGGGAGAATCTTTTGCTTTCTACTCCTTCCCGATTACGATTCTGGACCCCGATCTGGCCGGTCTCGTGGAAGAAATGAAACGGAATCCCCCGGCGGCCCTGGAAGAGGACTAA